The following nucleotide sequence is from Salvia miltiorrhiza cultivar Shanhuang (shh) chromosome 7, IMPLAD_Smil_shh, whole genome shotgun sequence.
ATATAaggcatttttttattagtatagATTATTAGTAATTTAGTATAGATAATCGGATTCATGTTTATTTATGCAAACTTTAAATTGGCGGAGAAGATGAGCTCACAATCGAAAATTGTTTATGCACTTCTCTATAATATGAGAcgattcaataaaataaatttatcaaaataaatccaAGATTAATATTTGTATGTTCTCCTCACGTTTTATATAATGTTAGCCACCTATTAAGAATCCTTTTTAAATGATGTCCATGTCAAGTTATTTGATCTTTATCCAAATAGCTAGCAGTCACGGGAATAGTTCCATAATCATTTTCATTTAACTATTTAAGCCGTGTCTCCAACTAAAGGAAGAAAAATAAGTTGTTTATTATAATGTGGTCACATTTATACTAGAGGGATGTGTTTATATAgtcatttttataaaattatatagtCCTAGTTCATAATTTAAGGCCCCGTTTTATAGGTATGTTAGGATATGACAAGATAATTTAAGTCAAGATAGATATTACAGATAATAAATGATAAGTATAATATATTTGTGtttgatagttttttttttaagggaaaGACGAACTTCTTATCAAGCCAAATCGGCACGAGCAATATTCGAAAGCTAGGTAGGAAAGTCTGACCTCCAAATCttgatagttttttttttgaagggaaaGACGAACTTCTTATCAAGCCAAATCGGCACGAGCAATAAAAAATCTTGATAGTTAAAATACAATTTTTAAGGTAACTAATATTTTGTTTGGtagataatatataatataagattaaactaataaattatCTTTTTgacattaatttaataaattaaaaaaaattatcagcATACGTATCCAAAGTCCCAACCCCCACCCCTTTATTTATAGAACATGTACTGCATCCCCCAACCCCCCACCCCATTTCTTCTTCTCAggctccccccccccccccaaccccCCCACCCTTTTCTTCTTCTCAAATATACAAAAAATTATTGTTGAAGTTTCCGTCGATTTCACCGTCCCCAATGTTTTCATTGACTCAGTCGCCTCCCAACACTCCACCGCTTCCCAACACGTCTCCCCCACCCCTTTTTTTCCTGGAGCAAAATATATCGACTGAATGGGAAAAATTCACTCTTCCACCCCCAATAGGTGAAAGCCGCCCCCCAACACTCTTCCGTCCACCAATGCTTTCGTCTCCTAATTACACTACCCAATTGCGCCGCCATGCTCCAATCGCACCGCTGTCGCCATGCCCCAGTATCTCTGCCCCATTTCTTGTTCTATTTTGTGGACAGCAAGGGTGGGGGTCCAcgggggcggtggtggtggtggtggtgtaTTTGCAGGGATAAGATGGTAACTTCAAACTCTAATCTTGATTACTGTAGAATCATGGAATCTGTAATTGGGGGTGAGCGTTGGATACATATACAAGGTGGAACAGTGATTTTTAAACGGGCCTTGTCCTTTTCTCGAGCCTAAGTGCTTAGATATCTAAGCGACCAAACAACCGAATAACCCATGATACTTGACTAATATGGTCTAAACTACCCTACCAAACCAGTTCGGATCCCCTGTCCCCACTCCCCTGTCCCACTCCCTGTCCCAACCAAATACTGCGTCGTTTTGCCCATAATAAGTGCGCCCACTTAATTACTCAAAATATGCTGATactaaattaataattcaactCACTAGTGAAGCACAGCTCGGCTCAAGCAAGCCGTGATCTTCATCtatttctcttttctctctcctacaccACAGATCGAATTTTTCTCTTTCCATTTGAAAACATTTCTTTCTCCACAAAATCGAGAGACTTTCATCTTCTACACGGGATTTGCTTCAAATTTTTTCTTCATCCAAAATCAGTCTTCGTCTTGCTTCaattttttcttcatcttcacAAACTTCCATACTCGATTTTCTCTGCTATTATTCTTCCAACAAGAACCAACTTAGTGTGGGGAACATATTCAGTCTTCGGCGCAATCGAATAATTTACATTCAAAAGATGGGtaagcttttttttttgttattcgTGGTATTTCAATCAAGTATAATGTCTCTTGAGTTGGTCAGTAACGATTTCTTTTCTGCTGAAATCATATGAAAATGTAACCTGAAAAAATTTGCttgattttgaaaatttgtttCGATATTAAACTTAATTTGCATAGATTGTTGATTAACTTGAACTATTGTGGCTAATTGCCCACTAATTAAATCATGAAATCCATTTATTTACTGCTCTTTGGTGTTAGACCTAATCAGAAGACTGATGCTTCTATTTTGGAGGGGAAAATGTGACAAATACTTATTTCATGTATCTTAATCATTCTTGTAGAGTATGACTAATCAGCGATTGAACATTCATTTCATCTGGAAAAAATTTGTTGTGATTTCTGCAGAAGGGGAAAAAGGGTTCATTTTTTGATTAGCTACAGCACCAGCACACTTTGAGGACAGACTCAATGATGTTTGGCTTAAGTTTGCAGAAGGAATGCCGTGTGATCACCCGCAGTCAAAACAAGGTTGAACCAGCTGATGGGATTATAGGATCAGCTGTAGGAGGCGATGGTGCTCAAGCTATTAATGCAAAGCAGGCTCCTAGCACAAGTATTAGCTCGTCTTCTCCTGGTCCTATGGCTATGAGTTGGTATACTAGTTCATATGAAGTCCACCGCTACGAGGCTCGGTATATCCAATGGGAATGCTGCAGCAACGATGTGTTAAGTTCTAATGACCCAATTGTTTCTGCCTCTCGGGAATGGACTTCGCCATTTGAAGAGAAAGGCCTGTTCAATTTACCTAGACAAGTTGTTTCTCTGCTGCACCATGAGTGAATGGGGAGTGATTCTATAAATAAAGAGAAGAATCATGAGCTTGCTTTTGATGCTGGTGTTAGTTCTTTGATGCTTTTGCCTTTGTTCTTGATGTGAATTCACAAATCTTAATGGGGAAAAGCATTACAGTTTCTTTGCTTCACTgtcttttattattgttttcttgCCAAAAATCTTAATGGGAAAAAACATCTTAATGGACTTGGCCTACTCAGGGCACGAAAGATTCAGGTAAAGAGCTGTAGCTGCTCCAACAGAATCAGTATCAACAATCATGTTCTGTAGTATTGGAAGTACTCCTAATGCCAGCATCAATTCTTTGTTTTTGAAAAGCACAGAAAAAGTTGTTTCATATAAAGCATTCTTGTAAATTAGATTATACATAAGCCCTTAAAAGAGAGTGGTGGTGAGACGTGCCAAAGCCTTATTTTTTAAGAGACTACATTTCTTAATACATAGTCATTTTGGTCCCAGAAAGAAATTAGTCTATTCTGAATAAGTAGAGAGACCAAGATATTTGTGTTTGTCTTAAAAATTTTGATCAATGAATACATGCATGATCTGGAAATGGTAGAATTTAACACGTGCTACTACTACTATTAGATTGTTGACATATCTGGTGTAAGGCCAGTCATGTTAATTACACAAGCAAAAGCCTTCTAGTCAGCACTTCTGCCGTCATGAAAGCACCTGAGACCCGGAAACACTTGAGAATATTGAAACATAAAAGCAATCCATAATGTTGGAAAGCCATTGATATTGACCTCACAGAAGAGTTTCGTATGCTGGTAAACTATACTCTACATGAGAAATTATTCTCTCAACCTACAAAGTGAGATCCCAAATAGCTAGTGAAACAGCTTGACTCACTACTATTCCTGAACCCAAACTCCCAATAAAGCAAAAATGAACTCACTAGTACTCAATGCATCAATCTATTATCCAAACATAATGATCATATAAATCCATTAAAAAATCGATTCAACAATTGGATTGTGCAAAATTAATGTATAACGCTAAAGTTTCAAATTTTCAATCGGGGATATAGCTATAACAAACTGACGAATACAACAAAGCTATACAAGATCAAAACACATTATAAATTCAACCAGTAAAGGAAAAACAATAATGCGTTCTTAATCGAGTTTTTCAGTTTGTCGATTCTCGAGTGACTTCATGAGCTCATTTATTGGCATTAATGTGTTGTTGCGAGTCATATGTTTGAAAAGGGTCAAAGTCGAGTGGTTGTTGTGCCTGAAACAAAAACAATGAAATGAGCTACACCAAAAATACTTAGCTTTCTAATCTAAATAGGTGAAACATCAACTAAAGTCCTAAAAAATAACAtctttcaatgaaatgcaagaAGACATCATAAATCGACACTAATGATGTTTTAAAAAAGACATTATCAATAGTAAGCTAGCCATGCTCATTGATAACGGGGATCCACCAAAATTTTGATAACTCGAACTTGCAGAAAAATCCTGCtatcaataaataaaaatattagagcTACAAATTTACCAAAAATAAGATCAGACAATATGCTATCAAAATTAAGGAATAAGGGACTATGATTCTACTCTAACTTAATAACAATTAACATCATCAACAAGTTATCTTCGTATCCAAATCTCACAAAAAAATAGTTGAAATTTGAGGTAAGAGATACACCACTCAACCTCAATGATACTAGCACACCATTATATTCCAAGAGTTTTACAAGTTACAAAACAATCAATCAAGAAACTGCAAGCTAGAAGTAAAACAGAGAAGTGTATCACAGTACATTACCAACAATCtttaaaacataacaaaataGGCAAAATAGCAAAATGATATTCTGGTACAGAGGACACTACTTATAATCTTCAAAACACTATATTGGTCAATAACGAAGGACCATGCAAAAAGAGAAAATGAATAAGGGCCTGTGATTTTATTctaataaaatactccctccgtcccactagacttggcacttttgagttgggcacggagattaagaataaagggagGAGAGTGTAAAGTtggtagggtccacttattttatgtgagtagagaaagtagagaccacatgctattttaggaaagtgccaattctagtgggacaaacaaaaaaggcaagtgtgccaagtctagtgggacggagggagtatattacaaAAATTAACAAGAAGACTTtcactaaaaaaatattagcaTAAACCTGAATTTCATTTACCCCTTGATAAGGTACAGAGGGCAAATCAGAAACAATGTCATGATTTCCTTGGACACCCTATTccataacaacaaataaaattaaaacaaaaatataaataaattgacaATGTATCTAGAAAAATTATCAACACATTATAGATGCTAACCTCCAAATTATCAGAGGATAAACGCTGGACTTCTTTTCGCCccactttcttttttcttgaaCCTCTTTCTAAGCCACCTCTAAGTCTTTTCCCTGAAGTTGTCTTATTTTTAGACTTTATACCTTTGGCTCCACAAGTGTTTCTTTCATTAGTTTGTAATTCAGTCTCATTTAATAACAAACTTGTTTGATCTCCATGTTGATCTAACTCTTGACCTTGCAATCTGCTATCCACCATATCAAACATCTTCAAAATACCATCTTTTACAAGTCTGTAAGTATCTTCATCCTCAGAAGCTTTTGTAACCAACTGAACATACAACCCACATAATTCTTTATATCGTAGATTTTGAAGTACTTTTGGATCCGAGTTGAATTTATTGAGATTTGACTCTCCAATAAATCCAACTTTTGCTTGTCGTGTCCATCTTTTCATGATGTATTCACTTGAGATCTTCATAACGTTTTTCATGGTGAATACCTTCAAAATATGAGAACACAAAATTCTAGCAAATTCAAACTTTCTGCAACTAGATTTAGTTTTTCCACTTGATGAATCAAATGTAACTATATGGCTATGAATCTTATTATGAGGGGTAACTTTATATCTGCCCAGAAAACCATCGTCATCAAAGCATTCCAAACTCGAATCATGGGATTTATACCACTCCTGCTCAAACTTTTTGTATACTTCAGGGGTATAAATACTAGTTGCGTGCTTCAAAATCTCAACCGGATACACCATAGATGGAATGCTTGTATTTGCTTTGAAATCAGCTTTTAGTTCTTCATATCTACGATCTTCAAGAAGTCTTTGGAAGTGATTAAAAAATTCTAAGAACTTGTGCTTGTAGTTGACATACCTTTTCACAATACTATTCACGCTCTCACTTCTTTGGGTGGTAGTCATATCAGCACAAAACATTTGTCGTCCATAGACTAAGGcccatttttcttttagtttaaACATTCGCCTCAACCAATCATTATCTTCAAGTCCATACTTTTTCAACATATTGTCCCATGCTGCAATGGCAGAATAAAAGCACTGAATATTGATTATGGAATTtggcgaagaagaagaagaagaacaaacGATGGACCGAAAAGATTGATTGATGATGAATATCCTTTGCCAAATCATGTGATGCAGATGAAATCCCCATTTTTTCGGTGGAGATACAAAATTTCCAAAGAAATCGGATATGGATTCAATCTGttaaaggaaagaaaaatataaatttcgcgttggagaaaaaaaaatagaaagatgAAGGTCACGGCTTGCTTGAGCCGAGCTGTGCTTCACTAGTGagttgaattattaatttagtATCAGCATATTTTGAGTAATTAAAAGGGCACACTTATTATGGGCAAAACGACGCAGTATTTGGTTGGGACAGGGGAGTGGGGACAGGGGATCCGAACTGCTACCAAACACAGTCTAGAAGTTATATGGTCTTCAGAGGTTAAAGTacaaaaatatctttaaaagacgcttattttgcatgattgagtatttttatcctcaaaagTATAATTTCTATAATCCCATATTTttaatgggataagaatcaaacaaaagtagtttaaatgataaaaaataatcaaggacCTTAGAAAATCTCAAAGTGTCACCTCATCAAAGTAAACCAGAGATTGATCTTActattttatctatcaagactaatcctTTAATGTAAACGCCCATCTAATTTATAAGATTGTATTATTCAATTTTGGTCCCACCTATCCCACTTAATCAACTTTCTCTCTCGTCTCCCACCTCTTCTACATCGATGTCCAAGAGCATAATTCTGGTGAAATGAGTGACACCGAGTTTGACCGCGATACGTCGTTGGCCATtgaggaggaagaggaagtaCCACAACCTCCTCTACTCTCGTCGGTACGAGTCCTAGGATCAAGATATTCGATTTTCTTTTTGTTGCTAGAATGTCTTATTACTATTAGTCTATTACACTGTGTATAATCTGAACGcaatatcaataaaataaatttcaaaacaCCAAGAATACTATACTAACATAAATCATGAATACTAGTCATCTATTCATTTAAAAAAGAACAATATACATTCTaacaacaaaaagaaaataagattAACACAATCCTAGAGCTCGTACTGACGAGAGTGGTGGAGGTTGTGGTACTTCCTTTTTCTGGTCGCCGCAGTGCGATTATTCTGCTCCTGGACATCGAcgtagagagaaagagagagaggaattGGTGGGGATcaagtttaaaattattaaaatctaatcaacaaaaaatatttttgtactTTAATCCAAAATTAATCATATAAtaacttttaatttatgaagtagggatatataattaataattttataaaaaatgactaTATGAACATATCCCAATCGAATTATCCAACTAATTCATTAGAAAATCATAAAAAGAAGAGCATGAATGAAAAGAAAATGGGAATTTTGATCCGGAAAAACAACTTTTTTTAGACATGGGGCCCGCCCGATTCGAACAAGAACAGAATCGGGTTCCAGCTACCGCTTTTCCCACCGAAACGAGCAAAAAATTCCACCGGGAATCGCGACCACTTTTCCTTTTTCATCTTCCTTTTTCATCTTCgtcttgctgctgctgctcagATTTTATTTACTACTAACAAATagatacaaaaacaaaaagaCAGTCCTCTGTATTTTACAATACACTCTCCCGCAGCTTCTGAGcccgaagaagaagaatggaaAAAGCAATGGTGAAAATGGGGAGCATAAAAGCTGGCAGCTTTTGGCTGTCCAAGAAAGCTAAGGAAGAGTTCAATAACATTTCTCAAGATCTCActgtatgtatttttattacCTTAAAAATCTACCTTTTTTCTTCTTGTAAATAATGGAAGTcgtgttttttcttttctcttctgGGTTTTTTATTGTATGAATGTGATATGTGTTGCAATCTGTAATAAGATTTCAAGAATTAGTCAATGAGTGAAGATTTTGGTATTGACTGATTTTCGTGGATGTATTGTATGTTTATCTCTGTGTTTTGGAACGAAAGTCTTTGTGAGTGCCAAGGAttattacataaaaaatatgaaCTATTTATCACTAGAGATATACATTGATGGTTTATACTTGCCCTATTTTGCAGACTGTCTCAAACGTTGTTGAGGAAAAGGCAAAATGGATCTTCGATAAGCTAAAAGGTGTGCGTTTCATTTAAAATCTCACGTCTCGAGATATGTTCTTATTCTTGCGACTCGAAACAGACTATTTGAACTTCAAGCTTAagctttttcaaaaaaaaaaaaaaaaaaaaaaaaacttcaagcTTAAGCAATCAATAGTCAAAGTGTAGAATTCAATTCAACTAACAAGCTTAACATATTTTTGTAGTTTGTGTAAGTTACTGATTTCAAACCTTTCTATTCATCTTCAATTGAGAACGTAAAAACCAGTTTCCTATGTATCTATTTCATACAAtgccaaaattttcaatttcttttctAACTTTAGTACTCTTGTTTGCTAATTTCATACTAGTTGCATTTTCCTTCTGTGACACATTCTGCTGATGCAGCATGCTTCATTTCACTATCCTTCAAGTTAGATACAAATCTATGAAGATAACTTTCTTGACATCTCTTCCGCCATAGGAAAACCACTAAGAAGCTTGCCTGATCTTCTACGAGAGTACAATCTGCCACCGGGCCTTTTCCCGACCAACGTCACAGCATACGAGTATGATGAGACCAAGTCGAGGCTGACTGTTCACTTGCCCTTTGCTTGTGAAGTGAGCTTCAAGGACTCGTCTGTCCTAAGGTATGCCCCTCGTGTCAAATGCATTCTCCTCAAGGGTAAGCTCATCGGCATAGAAGGGATGAAGACAAAGGTCCTCGTGTGGGTCAAGGTCACAAGCGCGGCTGTTGAGGGCAGCAAGTCAGAAAAGCTCTCTTTCACCGCGGGTGTTAAGAAGTCGAGGCCTAAGGATGCTTACGTCGTGCCCCGTGAAGCTGTTAGAGTTGAAGAATTTTGAGGGCAGAATGCTGATGATATATATCTCTGTTTTTTTACTGGCAATGGTGATGATGGCCTAGGTAGGATTTTGTTATTCCCTTGGTCCAAATATTATTAGGAGGATCATCATCACATTTTAAGTTGATTCATTTGTAGAAGCATCATATTCAATCTATTTTGAAGAGTTCGTTACTCAAAAATGTATTGCATGCAAATTTGATCATTCATTTACATTAATCGTATCAACGATGGAGAAAAAGCAAAAGAAATAGTAGCAATTATTATAACAGTGTGTGTTAATAATAACACAATGAATGTTTTCTTACAATAAGACAGCAAAAATTTGGCTGCAGCAAAAGAATTGTGTATATTGCATATTTTCCCCTATTTAACTTCCTATAGATTCCCTAACAATCTCATAAATTGAGATTATGTTTTCTAATGCCAACAATACTATGATGCACCATTCCAGCAAATCTGACTTTCGATTTTGGAGCACTTCTTGAAGAAAATGGATGTTATGCTGCAggaaaaaaagagaggaaagaATTGTTACAAGTCATAATATCCCTAATCATTGTTTTACAAGAGGGACATAGTGGGTGTAGAGAGCATGCAATCTACTATCTAACATCTCCTCCAACATACATTTATTTGTGCGTTAGATtagattgaaattgcatacaaTTGAGTATTTTGAGTGATCTATGTGGTGGATTAGCCAatgtaatcttttttttttggtaggaGAAACAAATATTCCAAAGAGCTTTGGCCTCAAGTATTAACCACTCTATCTCTAGGCCAACACATCCACACTCCTATGTTTATCATTCAAAGTAAATGCTTCCTTCGGAATAAGCAACTAGCAAGACCTCCAAGCTCGTCATAGACAAATTTTAAGATGTTGATCATCTTTCAGACTATAAGATTACAGAGATGCTGATTACCAGCCCCTTCTCTTCAATTCAAATACCCCACGGTCAGAATGGGCAGCCCAGAATCCAAAATAAAGCATCTGAGCTGAAATATGCATACCTcaacaaattttaatttcaaatcaagATTTCCAAATCGCTGTGCAACCTCGTATTCCTCGCGAAGGTAGTCAAGAATTTGTGCATATTTTGCATCCCTCCAAGCAATTTCTGATCTGAAATGTGCACAATATAAACATTCAGTAATTGACACTCTTACCTAAAATCTCAAGAGATAAGCAGCGGAAAGTAACTAGTGAAATGAGAATGCTGACATGTggtcaatttttttcttaaattgacAAGCAGATATGCTAATCAAAATCCCTACAAAGAAATAACCTTGGGAGCATAAATTATTGACTAAGAATGTGTTCTCTTtgtttgtaaatttatcatgagaaaaggagggataaaaaaaattgctccctttattttccctcattttctaccAACAGAGAATTTCACCCTCTTCCATTCCTTCTTTTCACTCCAAGGAGGGATATCCTTTCATTTTTTGTGTGATATCCCTCATTGGAGTGAAAAGAAGGAATGAGAAAGGGTGAAATTATCTTTTGTAAGCGAAAAAAATTTgcatccctcattttctcatgataaatttacaaccaaagagaccACACCCTAAAAGAGATATTGATAAATCTAAATAACTATTCAGCAAGTTACATCCATGACATGATTACACCAACATTAACCTACAAATTACCTCTCAAAAATACCAACTTTTAGAATCACATCAGCTAGATTTGAGTTAGCCTTCCCAACAAGTTGAAACAACCTTTTGCGATCCATAGTGAAAGTGCCAGTTTTCTGCATTGCGCGATTTATCTGTGCAAATTCCTCAACCATACCATCAACCTGATACACAAAATTATATGTTTTGAGTACAATCTTCTGAATTTGAAATCAGTGTTCGGTCATTATGTTAGGTTTGATAAGGCAGCTTGCTTTTAACTACTGATCGCATTCATTGTAGCAATAAACTATGAGATATTGCAGTGGCATATGCATATCTTTATGTAAAGATTAAAGAGTAGTATCCATCTCTTTACCTGTGATACAAAGTAGTCCAGAGCAATGCTTTGTCCAAGAACACTGCCAATTATACGGATGCTATCCATGTCTAGATTTTTCAAGACGATGTGATCCGGACCTCCCTGCATATCCTCAACCAACAAAGGCTTCTCTTTTATAGCATAAtctgatgaaaaaaaaaaacaacatttAGAACAAAAAATTGACAATATTCATGCGTAGAATGTGGACTACTAATCATAAAAGTGTTTTTTATTTCCATGGtcaatttagtaaaaatatggCAACACATACATGGACATTGAAGGATTTGATACTGAACAACTAGCACTCATATTGACTTCACGGTCGATGAGTTTCTCTGATGGTAAAAACTTAACTTAGGTTACATGAT
It contains:
- the LOC130995827 gene encoding uncharacterized protein At5g01610-like, whose protein sequence is MEKAMVKMGSIKAGSFWLSKKAKEEFNNISQDLTTVSNVVEEKAKWIFDKLKGKPLRSLPDLLREYNLPPGLFPTNVTAYEYDETKSRLTVHLPFACEVSFKDSSVLRYAPRVKCILLKGKLIGIEGMKTKVLVWVKVTSAAVEGSKSEKLSFTAGVKKSRPKDAYVVPREAVRVEEF
- the LOC130994033 gene encoding protein FAR1-RELATED SEQUENCE 9-like → MLKKYGLEDNDWLRRMFKLKEKWALVYGRQMFCADMTTTQRSESVNSIVKRYVNYKHKFLEFFNHFQRLLEDRRYEELKADFKANTSIPSMVYPVEILKHATSIYTPEVYKKFEQEWYKSHDSSLECFDDDGFLGRYKVTPHNKIHSHIVTFDSSSGKTKSSCRKFEFARILCSHILKVFTMKNVMKISSEYIMKRWTRQAKVGFIGESNLNKFNSDPKVLQNLRYKELCGLYVQLVTKASEDEDTYRLVKDGILKMFDMVDSRLQGQELDQHGDQTSLLLNETELQTNERNTCGAKGIKSKNKTTSGKRLRGGLERGSRKKKVGRKEVQRLSSDNLEGVQGNHDIVSDLPSVPYQGVNEIQVYANIFLVKVFLLIFVIYSLQLMLALGVLPILQNMIVDTDSVGAATALYLNLSCPE